In Streptococcus gallolyticus subsp. gallolyticus DSM 16831, the sequence GTCAAATAGGAAGAAAACACTAATTATCTCTGCCATAGTTGTTCTCATTGTGCTTGTTACTTCGTTTTTTGGTTACCGAGCTTATCGCTATCATGATTTTAAAAGGGCTTATGAAAAGGGAATAACTTATGAGCAGTTAGATGTTTTGATGAACAGTAAACGCTATGTGAAAGCTGTTAGAAAAGCAGGATATGACGTCGATAGTTCAGATGTTTTTATGTATAATAGAATCTTATATTTAACTACAAATGATATCCCTGCTGTGACCATTAGATCAACCGAAGATGATAATCTTTTTATTGTAACTTTTGAAGTTACCGAGAATAATCAAAAGGAAAATGTCTATCTTCAATTAGATAAAGATTTCAAGGTAACCTATCAGTCTGTTGAAGACGAAAACGGTAATGATATTAACATCACATCATCCCAGCAGGAAAAATTGCTAAAGGTAGTCAAAAAGGAACTTAAAACCATGCTGAAGACCATTTATGAATCAATGTATGACTAATACTTAGAGAATTTTAAAATTAGTGAAACTGAGTCAAAGTGCTCAGTTTTTTCATCCCCACAATCGAGCTCTCTAATTCCAAAAGAAGAAAATCTTCTGAAAATATGGTATAATAGTAGTGCTGTAATTCGACTTGCTAACCTTTTTTGGAGGCAAGGACCGTTTGTATGAAAAAAAGCAAAGTAATTTGCTCGTATAAAAAATAAAATGAGGAGAAAACATCGTAATGAGCGATATTAAAATTATTGCCCTTGGAGGTGTGCGCGAAAATGCGAAAAACCTCTATGTGGTAGAAGTTAATGACTCTATTTTCATTTTGGATGCTGGACTTAAATATCCTGAAAATGAACAATTGGGTGTAGATGAAGTCATTCCAAATATTGACTACCTAGTTGAAAATAAAAAACGTGTGCAAGGAATTTTCTTGACGCATGGGCACGCAGACGCTATCGGAGCTTTGCCTTATATTCTATCGGAATTTAAAGCGCCAGTGTTTGGCTCACCGTTGACAATTGAGTTAGCGAAGCTTTTTGTTAAGAAAAATAACAATGTTAAAAAATTTAATAATTTCCATGTTATTGACGCAGAAACTGAAATTGAATTTGCAGATGCGACAATTTCATTCTTTAAAACAACTCACTCAGTTCCTGAAAGTTTGGGGATTGTTGTTGGTACAGATGAGGGAAATATTGTTTACACAGGCGACTTCAAATTTGACCAAGCTGCCCGTAAATATTACCGTACAGACTTGTCTCGTTTGACGGAAATTGGGCGTGAAGGCGTTTTAGCTCTTCTTTCTGATTCTGCTAATGCGACAAGTAATGTTCTGACAGCTAGCGAATCAGAAGTTGCTGCTGAAATGGATAGCATTATCGCAGATGCTGAAGGTCGTGTGATTATTGCAGCCGTAGCTTCTAACTTGGTTCGTATTCAGCAGGTATTTGATTCAGCCGCAGACTATGGTCGTCGTGTTGTTTTAACTGGTTTTGACGCTGAAAATATTGTCCGCACAGCCATTCGTATGAAACGCTTGCGTTTGGTTGATGAAAAATTGATTGTCAAACCAAAAGACATGCACAAGTTTGAAGACCATGAATTGATTATTCTTGAAGCTGGTCGTATGGGGGAACCGATTAATGGTTTGCAAAAAATGGCGCTTGGACGTCACCGTTATGTGCAAATTAAGGAAGGCGACCTTGTTTACATCGTTACAACGCCAAGTCTTTCAAAAGAAGCAGCTGTTGCGCGTGTCGAAAATTTGATTTACAAAGCTGGCGGTGTGGTTAAACTTATCACACAAACAATGAATGTTTCAGGTCATGCCAATGCGCGTGATTTGCAGTTGATGATTAATCTTCTTCAACCAAAATATTTGTTCCCAGTTCAAGGAGAATACCGTAACTTGGCAACGCATGCTGAGTTAGCGCAAGAAGTTGGTATGTATCCAGAAAATATTTACATCGTCAAACGTGGTGATGTCATGGTTCTTGGTAAAGATGGCTTTAATCACGAGGGAAGTGTCCCAGCTGGTGATGTGATGATTGACGGAAATGCGATTGGTGACGTTGGTAATATTGTTCTTCGTGACCGCAAAGTCTTGTCAGAAGATGGTATTTTCATTGTTGCCTTGACTGTTAATAAACGCGAAAAGAAAATCGTTTCAAAAGCTAAAATTCACACACGTGGTTTTGTCTATGTTAAGAAAAGCCGTGATATTCTGCGTGAATCAGCTGAATTGGTTAATCAAACTGTTGAAAATTACTTGGCACAAGATAGCTTTGACTGGGGTGAATTGAAAGGAGCTGTCCGCGATGATGTGGCAAAATTCCTTTTCGACCAAACCAAACGTCGCCCTGCTATTTTACCAGTAGTTATGGAAGTGAGATAAGAAGATAAGGGAGGTAAGGCAAAAGCCAAGTCTCCCTATTTGTTATTTTTGCTGTGCAGTTTTTTCTTGTTTTTTTAAGTTTTGATTGATATACTAAAAGCCCAAGATTTGAAAGTATGGTATTTAATCCAAAAATTCTAGAAAGTGAGGATACGTATGAGAAATTTATTTAGGATAATCTTTTTTATTCCCAGACTCATTATCAGTATTATCTGGAATTTTTTCTGGGCTATTTTTAGAACGATTGTAATTATTGGAATTGTTTGTTTTGGTTTACTATATTATGCCAATAACAGCAGTTCTCAGTTAGCCAATACGATTTCAACCATTGCCAATAATGTCACAAGTTATTTTTCGGCAAATAGTGATGATATTGCAAATAGTCTAAAAGACTTGTCAACGGATGATTTCACTTATTATTCGGGGGCACGTTGGTCAAGCAATTCTGCCAATGTCTATATTGAGACGACCAATGAAACGTTGATTGAAGCTTATGAGGAAGCTATCAATGCTTGGAATGCCACAGGAGCTTTTACTTTTAATTTGGTTTCTGATGAATCGTCGGCGGACATTATTGCGACTGATTATTCTGATGCTAGCTCAAAAGCAGCAGGTCTTGCAGAGACAGAGACAAATGCTTTGACGAACCGAATTACCCATGTTGATGTGAAATTGAACACTTACTATTTAACGGAAAATGATTATGGCTATACGCATAATCGTATCGTTTACACCGCAGAGCATGAATTGGGGCACGCTATCGGACTTGACCATGATGACGATGAACAGTCTGTTATGCAATCTTCAGGTTCTTACTACGGTATTCAAGATGTCGATATCCAAAAAGTTCAAGAGCTATACGCTTCTTAAACTGACAATAAATCTCGGAAAATCTGCCGAAATCAGCAGATTTTTTCATATTCTCCTAGTTTAACGACTTGTGATTTGGTAAAATAGACATATGATTATTTTACAAGGGAATAAAATTGAACGCTCGTTTTCGGGTGATGTACTTTTTGATAATATTAATATTCAAGTTGATGAGAAAGACCGTATTGCGCTGGTTGGGCGAAATGGTGCTGGAAAATCAACTTTGCTTAAAATTTTAGTCGGCGAAGAAACACCAACATCTGGTGAAATTAACACAAAACGTGATTTGACTTTATCTTACTTGGCACAAGATAGCCGTTTCGAGTCAGAGAATACGATTTTTGATGAAATGTTGCACGTTTTTGATGATGTACGTGGCATGGAATCACGTTTGCGTAAAATGGAAATGCAAATGGCAGAGCTGACAGGTGATGCTTTTGATAAATTGATGTCAGATTATGACCGTATGTCAGAGGAATTTCGTGTCAAGGGTGGATTTACCTATGAGGCGGAAATCAAGGCGATTTTAAATGGTTTTAAATTTGATGAATCCATGTGGCAAATGAAGATTTCGGAATTGTCAGGTGGGCAAAATACACGCTTGGCGCTTGCCAAAATGTTGCTTGAAAAGCCTGAATTGCTAGTGCTAGACGAACCAACCAACCATTTGGATATCGAAACTATTGCTTGGCTTGAAAATTACTTGGTCAACTATCAAGGCGCTTTGATTATTGTCAGTCACGACCGTTATTTCTTGGATAAGGTGGCAACGGTGACGCTTGATTTGACACCACATTCGCTTGACAGATACGTTGGTAATTATTCTAAATTTATGGATTTGAAAGCTGAAAAGTTAGCACTTGAAGCCAAAAATTATGAAAAACAAGCCAAAGAAATTGCCAAGTTAGAGGACTTTGTTCAACGTAATATTGTGCGTGCTTCAACGACAAAACGTGCCCAAGCTCGCCGCAAACAGTTGGAAAAAATGGAGCGTTTGGACAAACCAACGGTAGGGCAAAAATCGGCTAACATGACTTTTCATGCGGATAAAGTGTCAGGAAATGTTGTCTTGACGGTGACAGATGCGGCAATTGGCTATGATAACCAAATCTTGTCAGAACCAATTAATATTGATATCAAGAAATTCGATGCCATTGCCATTGTCGGACCAAATGGTATCGGAAAATCAACCTTGATTAAATCAATTGTGGGTCAAATTCCATTTATCAAGGGAACGTCAACTTACGGTGCCAATGTTGAAGTGGGTTACTATGACCAAACGCAATCAAATTTGACGCGTACAAACACGGTTCTTGATGAGCTTTGGAATGATTTTTCAACGACACCAGAAGTGGAAATTCGTAACCGTCTGGGAGCTTTTCTCTTCTCTGGCGATGATGTCAAGAAATCAGTCAGCATGCTTTCTGGTGGTGAACGCGCCCGCTTACTTCTTGCAAAATTGTCCATGCAAAATGATAATTTCCTTATTCTAGACGAACCAACCAACCACTTGGATATCGATAGCAAGGAAGTTTTGGAAGATGCTTTGATTGATTTTGACGGAACACTTTTATTTGTCAGTCACGACCGTTATTTCATTAACCGTGTGGCAACAAAAGTGCTTGAAATCTCTGAAAAAGGCTCAACCCTTTATCTTGGTGATTATGATTATTACCTTGAGAAAAAAGCAGAGCTGGAAGAAATGGAACGTTTGAAAGCCGAAGAAGCACAGGAAAAAACAGTTGCCATTGTTGAAAAAGCGCCAGCTAATGATTATCAAGCGCAAAAAGCTAACCAAAAGGAACTTCGCAAACTCACACGCCGAATCGCAGAAATTGAAAATCAATTAGAAAACATTGAAGCGCGTGAAGAAGCAATCAACCAAGCGATGTTAGCCACAAATGATGCCGTAGAACTCGTTGATTTGCAAAAAGAACTCGATGACTTGACTGAACAACAAGAAAAACTCATGCTAGAATGGGAAGAACTCAGCGAACAGGTTGAAGGGTGACTTTTTAATGATATGCAGCTGTCTGGGATTGGCAATATGCTAATTTTGGATAAGTTTGCATATCATTTTTTAGTTTTAAAAAAAATCAATAGCAAGCTATTGACTTTTTGTGTCAAAGTTCTATAATAACTATTGGTAAATAGATGAAAATGTCTAGCAAATCTTGAAATTTAGCTAAAAAATTGTTTTGGGGCTAAGTTTTGAGAGGCTTGCTTTTTTGAGTTTGGAGGCAATAATGAACCCGACAAATGCTCCTTATGGCTGGTTAGTCAAACGGATAGCTCATCGTTTGGAACAAAACATGAATAATTTCCTAAAACCGTATAATATCACGATTATGCAGTCATGGGTGTTGATGTTTTTGAAACGAACAGAGAAGTGCTACACTTTTAAAGAATTAGAGAAACAATTTGAAGTGTCTCAGCCGACAATGGCTGGTATTTTGGCGCGTTTAGACCAAAAAGATATGATTATCACAAGCCAAGATGAGAAAGACAAGCGTATCAAAAAAGTTGAAATTTCTGACGAAGGTAGGGCTTTGATTAATCGTTTGGGTGAACACTTGGATGATTCAGAGCGTGCAATTGTGGGGGATTTTACCAAAGACGAGCAGGAGACGTTTCATTTATTGCTTGAAAGAGCTTATTATAATGTTGTAGAAAGAGGTGACGAGAATGATTAAAACTTTACTAGCGCAGGTGAAGGAGTACAAAACGCCATCTTTACTAGCTCCTTTGTGTGCCGCTTTGGAAGTTTTCTTCGACATGTCAATTCCCTTTGTGATTTCGAAATTGATTGACCAAGGGATTCAGGCAGGAAATCTTACGGTAGCCATGAAATATGGTTTGTTTATGTTACTTTTGGCTATTTGTGGTTTGACGACAGGTTTCCTAGCAGGGAAATTTGCGGCGCAGGCCTCAGCTGGTTTTGCTGCTAATTTGCGTGAAGGAATGTATGACAATATTCAAACATTTGCCTTCTCAAATATTGATAAATACAGCACGGCTGGTCTTGTAACACGTATGACGACTGACGTGACAAACGTGCAAAATGCTTACCAAATGATTATTCGTGTAGTTGTCAGAGCACCGTTAACAATCATTTTCAGTATGTTTATGTGTTTTGTGGTTGACCGTCAATTGAGTTTGATTTTCCTTCTTGCTGTTATCATCTTGGCGGCTTCATTGCTGTTTATCATGCGTAAAGCAATGCCTGCATTTAACTATGTTTTCCGTAAATACGATGATTTGAATGCCAGTGTTCAAGAAAATATTTCTGGTATTCGTGTGGTAAAAGCCTTTGTCCGTGAAGAACATGAAAATACAAAATTCACTAAGGCTGCTGAAAACATTTACCGTCTCTTTGTCAAAGCGGAAAAAATTGTTATTTTCAATAACCCAATCATGATGTTTATCATCTTTGCTTGTATGATTTGTTTGTCTTGGTTTGGGGCTCGCTTTATCGTAGCTGGTAGTTTAACAACAGGTGAGTTAACATCACTTCTTTCTTATATCTTTGCCATGATGATGTCACTCATGATGTTATCAATGATTATGGTTATGATTTCAATGAGTATGGCTAGTGCGGAACGTATTTCAGAAGTTCTTAACGAAAAAGCTGACATTGTTAATCCTGAAAATCCATTGATGGAAGTTTCAGACGGAAGCATTACTTTTGACCATGTGCATTTTTCTTACAAACACGGCGGTGGCGAAGAAGTGCTTTCTGATATTAATTTGAGCGTTAAATCTGGTGAAATCATTGGTGTTATTGGTGGAACTGGTTCTGGTAAGACCTCATTTGCTAACTTGATTTCACGTCTTTATGATGTTGATTCTGGTTCA encodes:
- a CDS encoding ribonuclease J, yielding MSDIKIIALGGVRENAKNLYVVEVNDSIFILDAGLKYPENEQLGVDEVIPNIDYLVENKKRVQGIFLTHGHADAIGALPYILSEFKAPVFGSPLTIELAKLFVKKNNNVKKFNNFHVIDAETEIEFADATISFFKTTHSVPESLGIVVGTDEGNIVYTGDFKFDQAARKYYRTDLSRLTEIGREGVLALLSDSANATSNVLTASESEVAAEMDSIIADAEGRVIIAAVASNLVRIQQVFDSAADYGRRVVLTGFDAENIVRTAIRMKRLRLVDEKLIVKPKDMHKFEDHELIILEAGRMGEPINGLQKMALGRHRYVQIKEGDLVYIVTTPSLSKEAAVARVENLIYKAGGVVKLITQTMNVSGHANARDLQLMINLLQPKYLFPVQGEYRNLATHAELAQEVGMYPENIYIVKRGDVMVLGKDGFNHEGSVPAGDVMIDGNAIGDVGNIVLRDRKVLSEDGIFIVALTVNKREKKIVSKAKIHTRGFVYVKKSRDILRESAELVNQTVENYLAQDSFDWGELKGAVRDDVAKFLFDQTKRRPAILPVVMEVR
- a CDS encoding matrixin family metalloprotease, giving the protein MRNLFRIIFFIPRLIISIIWNFFWAIFRTIVIIGIVCFGLLYYANNSSSQLANTISTIANNVTSYFSANSDDIANSLKDLSTDDFTYYSGARWSSNSANVYIETTNETLIEAYEEAINAWNATGAFTFNLVSDESSADIIATDYSDASSKAAGLAETETNALTNRITHVDVKLNTYYLTENDYGYTHNRIVYTAEHELGHAIGLDHDDDEQSVMQSSGSYYGIQDVDIQKVQELYAS
- a CDS encoding ATP-binding cassette domain-containing protein — its product is MIILQGNKIERSFSGDVLFDNINIQVDEKDRIALVGRNGAGKSTLLKILVGEETPTSGEINTKRDLTLSYLAQDSRFESENTIFDEMLHVFDDVRGMESRLRKMEMQMAELTGDAFDKLMSDYDRMSEEFRVKGGFTYEAEIKAILNGFKFDESMWQMKISELSGGQNTRLALAKMLLEKPELLVLDEPTNHLDIETIAWLENYLVNYQGALIIVSHDRYFLDKVATVTLDLTPHSLDRYVGNYSKFMDLKAEKLALEAKNYEKQAKEIAKLEDFVQRNIVRASTTKRAQARRKQLEKMERLDKPTVGQKSANMTFHADKVSGNVVLTVTDAAIGYDNQILSEPINIDIKKFDAIAIVGPNGIGKSTLIKSIVGQIPFIKGTSTYGANVEVGYYDQTQSNLTRTNTVLDELWNDFSTTPEVEIRNRLGAFLFSGDDVKKSVSMLSGGERARLLLAKLSMQNDNFLILDEPTNHLDIDSKEVLEDALIDFDGTLLFVSHDRYFINRVATKVLEISEKGSTLYLGDYDYYLEKKAELEEMERLKAEEAQEKTVAIVEKAPANDYQAQKANQKELRKLTRRIAEIENQLENIEAREEAINQAMLATNDAVELVDLQKELDDLTEQQEKLMLEWEELSEQVEG
- a CDS encoding MarR family winged helix-turn-helix transcriptional regulator encodes the protein MNPTNAPYGWLVKRIAHRLEQNMNNFLKPYNITIMQSWVLMFLKRTEKCYTFKELEKQFEVSQPTMAGILARLDQKDMIITSQDEKDKRIKKVEISDEGRALINRLGEHLDDSERAIVGDFTKDEQETFHLLLERAYYNVVERGDEND
- a CDS encoding ABC transporter ATP-binding protein, with the translated sequence MIKTLLAQVKEYKTPSLLAPLCAALEVFFDMSIPFVISKLIDQGIQAGNLTVAMKYGLFMLLLAICGLTTGFLAGKFAAQASAGFAANLREGMYDNIQTFAFSNIDKYSTAGLVTRMTTDVTNVQNAYQMIIRVVVRAPLTIIFSMFMCFVVDRQLSLIFLLAVIILAASLLFIMRKAMPAFNYVFRKYDDLNASVQENISGIRVVKAFVREEHENTKFTKAAENIYRLFVKAEKIVIFNNPIMMFIIFACMICLSWFGARFIVAGSLTTGELTSLLSYIFAMMMSLMMLSMIMVMISMSMASAERISEVLNEKADIVNPENPLMEVSDGSITFDHVHFSYKHGGGEEVLSDINLSVKSGEIIGVIGGTGSGKTSFANLISRLYDVDSGSIKVGGRDVREYDLEVLRDQVAVVLQKNVLFSGTILDNLRWGNENATDEECMEACRQACADEFIERFPDKYNTWIEQGGSNVSGGQKQRLCIARALLKKPKVLILDDSTSAVDTATDANIRQSFAETIPGTTKIIIAQRISSVQHADKILVLDDGKISGFASHDELLKTNAIYREINDVQQQGGGDFDAEGGSN